One Solibacillus sp. R5-41 DNA segment encodes these proteins:
- a CDS encoding cellulose biosynthesis cyclic di-GMP-binding regulatory protein BcsB, with the protein MQKRLFVLVSMMLFILVIGGESGHAQTVSIEFPVNPMVTQKKTPLTNEMIHLEGPNAETSFYYELLSDLQPGDYYAQFYINHSSILIAPSSLTVKVDGEPIQSISLAEKTSEFKVNLPKEALKAGMHSITVSFTGFLKEGICVPQHSTSNWVTIQINSFLNVEGITPTIGQSLSSYPDIYTGTPSGKIQVVIPEKASMETLNAALQVANYLTQRSAENSVHVVNEQEVRSLTNNFVLIGLQQEFSSSWAKKIVTKNELPEKGLQISQMKIVNGDAAVHALLATAKNAEEFDKIDVLTTPSIVQQLTGEKILIEEMPVVNKQVDSNKVTFKQLGMQDFTLDNRMNSTNTHFYYLPVNSKNVTDPTIELHFKYSDIIASYEELTERPDSVNFSDGKVELIVYLNGVPHAVDMQALSSKGNEDVKVSVPFEPAILKDSQVLSIQVAANGLAMQNPCVVTDQKKWIYVYDDSALSLPMATTNPSSYLTFSQFPFPFAKHDNELIIVVPDSGEVSENELLRLYGSLTTNNATPKISIVKTSDVNESQLKKSNVIFVGGPKMHPLLKKKDNLVVAYQNGVAQLTEHGFIHTSTGMFAFLQPNVWNNDYGMLVFDKMSDATSYLPKELLSFIRNTEVSSNVIVQVNTDQIFTNEQWIDEKEEQGITKTKDENDYFGWVAAFIGLMAILVLLIVFFKRKKIKG; encoded by the coding sequence GTGCAAAAACGGCTTTTCGTTTTAGTTAGTATGATGTTATTCATTTTAGTCATCGGTGGGGAGAGTGGACATGCACAAACTGTTTCAATTGAATTTCCAGTAAATCCGATGGTCACACAGAAAAAAACACCTTTAACAAATGAAATGATTCATTTAGAAGGACCAAATGCAGAAACGAGCTTTTATTATGAGCTGTTATCGGACTTACAGCCAGGTGATTATTACGCTCAATTTTATATTAATCATTCGAGCATATTAATTGCGCCCTCTTCTTTGACGGTGAAAGTGGATGGCGAGCCGATTCAATCAATTTCACTTGCGGAGAAAACGTCCGAATTTAAAGTGAACTTACCGAAAGAGGCTTTAAAGGCCGGTATGCATAGTATTACCGTTAGCTTTACAGGCTTTTTGAAGGAAGGGATATGTGTTCCACAACATTCGACGAGTAACTGGGTAACGATTCAAATCAATTCATTTTTGAATGTTGAAGGAATTACGCCAACTATAGGGCAATCATTATCGAGTTATCCTGATATATATACAGGGACACCGAGTGGAAAAATACAAGTCGTTATACCAGAGAAAGCGTCAATGGAAACATTAAATGCCGCTTTACAAGTAGCGAATTATTTAACGCAGCGATCAGCAGAAAATTCCGTACATGTCGTAAATGAGCAAGAGGTGCGCTCGTTAACGAATAATTTTGTTTTAATCGGATTACAACAGGAGTTTTCATCAAGTTGGGCAAAAAAGATTGTCACAAAAAATGAGTTACCAGAAAAAGGGCTGCAAATTTCGCAAATGAAAATTGTTAATGGGGATGCCGCAGTCCATGCCTTACTCGCAACTGCGAAAAACGCTGAAGAATTTGATAAAATTGATGTATTAACAACGCCGTCTATTGTCCAGCAATTAACGGGAGAAAAGATCCTTATTGAGGAAATGCCGGTAGTGAATAAACAAGTTGATTCAAATAAAGTGACATTTAAACAGCTTGGTATGCAAGATTTTACACTGGATAATAGGATGAATTCGACCAATACACATTTTTATTATTTACCAGTGAATAGTAAAAATGTGACAGATCCTACAATTGAACTCCATTTCAAATATTCGGATATTATCGCTTCTTATGAGGAACTGACTGAACGTCCGGATAGTGTTAATTTTTCAGATGGGAAAGTGGAGTTAATTGTTTATTTAAATGGTGTTCCACACGCGGTTGATATGCAAGCACTTTCGTCTAAAGGGAATGAGGATGTGAAAGTGAGTGTGCCATTTGAGCCAGCGATTCTAAAAGATTCGCAAGTTTTATCGATCCAAGTAGCAGCGAATGGACTGGCCATGCAAAATCCTTGTGTAGTGACAGACCAGAAGAAATGGATTTACGTTTATGATGATAGTGCATTAAGTTTACCTATGGCAACTACGAATCCGTCTAGTTACCTTACATTCAGCCAATTTCCATTTCCATTTGCCAAGCATGATAATGAATTGATTATCGTTGTGCCAGATTCAGGTGAAGTTTCAGAGAACGAACTTTTAAGATTATACGGTTCATTAACGACGAATAATGCCACACCGAAAATCTCTATTGTAAAAACGAGTGATGTAAACGAGTCGCAACTAAAGAAAAGTAATGTCATTTTCGTTGGTGGACCTAAGATGCACCCACTTTTAAAAAAGAAGGACAATCTCGTTGTGGCGTATCAAAATGGAGTTGCCCAATTAACTGAACATGGTTTCATCCATACGTCGACCGGGATGTTTGCTTTTTTACAGCCAAATGTTTGGAATAATGACTACGGAATGCTCGTATTTGATAAAATGAGTGATGCAACAAGTTATTTACCGAAAGAATTACTAAGTTTCATACGCAATACCGAAGTTTCTTCCAACGTAATTGTGCAAGTGAACACGGATCAAATTTTCACAAATGAGCAATGGATTGACGAAAAAGAAGAGCAGGGAATCACCAAAACAAAAGATGAAAATGACTATTTTGGGTGGGTAGCTGCATTCATTGGGTTAATGGCCATTCTCGTTCTATTAATCGTCTTCTTTAAGCGGAAAAAAATAAAGGGATAA
- a CDS encoding glycosyltransferase family 2 protein, producing the protein MANLLFYTSLFLIWFMLLYHMFLAQGGYLHFKKYRKVIPKWEKKMKGDLPFVSIFIPAHNEAVVIAQTLKAMVRLSYPKDRLEVILVCDNCSDNTKEIGESFAKDYQFIKIIETEGQYKGRGKSTALNYALQHSKGDIIAVYDADNTPEKKAVWYLVMGLLNDPKAAAMVGKFRVVNATQTWLTHFINIETICFQWMAQAGRWHWFGIATIPGTNFAIRREIIEQLGGWDESAMAEDTELTIRVYNLGYHIRFFPAAITWEQEPETLGVWWRQRTRWARGNQYVVLKFLGKLFSMKQKRIMFDIFYFFFTYFLFFFGVIISNGIFIVNFFVDLNLSIGNVAVVLWALAFLLFLTEVMITLSIEKDQLTFKNILYLIAMYFTYSQMWILLVIYSLFLEMKRVIFKEEHKWYKTERFTTKGGK; encoded by the coding sequence ATGGCTAATTTATTATTTTACACTTCCTTGTTTTTAATTTGGTTCATGCTGTTATATCACATGTTTTTGGCGCAAGGTGGATACTTGCATTTCAAGAAGTATAGAAAAGTGATTCCGAAGTGGGAAAAAAAGATGAAGGGGGATTTACCTTTTGTCAGTATTTTTATTCCGGCGCATAATGAAGCGGTCGTTATTGCACAGACATTAAAGGCAATGGTCCGTTTATCGTATCCGAAAGATCGTTTAGAGGTTATTTTAGTTTGTGACAATTGCAGTGACAACACGAAGGAAATAGGCGAAAGTTTTGCAAAAGACTACCAATTTATTAAAATTATTGAAACAGAGGGCCAATATAAAGGAAGAGGGAAATCAACTGCGCTCAATTATGCACTGCAACATAGTAAAGGTGACATCATTGCTGTATATGACGCAGATAATACGCCAGAGAAAAAGGCTGTTTGGTACCTAGTTATGGGATTACTGAATGATCCAAAAGCTGCTGCAATGGTCGGGAAGTTTCGTGTTGTGAACGCGACACAAACATGGCTTACCCATTTTATAAATATCGAAACGATTTGCTTTCAGTGGATGGCTCAGGCGGGGCGCTGGCATTGGTTTGGAATAGCTACGATACCAGGCACGAATTTTGCGATCCGTCGAGAAATTATTGAGCAGTTAGGTGGCTGGGATGAATCGGCAATGGCGGAAGATACCGAATTGACGATTCGTGTATATAATTTAGGCTATCATATTCGATTTTTCCCAGCGGCTATTACGTGGGAGCAGGAGCCTGAAACTTTAGGTGTGTGGTGGCGTCAGCGAACGAGATGGGCACGAGGGAATCAATATGTCGTATTGAAGTTTTTAGGGAAATTGTTTTCAATGAAGCAAAAGCGCATTATGTTTGATATTTTTTACTTCTTCTTTACATATTTCCTATTTTTCTTCGGCGTAATCATTTCAAATGGTATTTTTATTGTCAACTTTTTCGTTGATTTAAATTTATCTATTGGGAATGTAGCGGTCGTTTTATGGGCACTTGCATTTTTATTATTTTTAACAGAGGTTATGATTACGCTCAGTATCGAAAAAGATCAATTAACGTTTAAAAATATACTATATTTAATTGCGATGTATTTCACATATTCTCAAATGTGGATTTTACTCGTAATCTATTCCCTTTTTTTAGAAATGAAACGCGTAATTTTTAAAGAAGAGCATAAGTGGTATAAAACTGAACGTTTCACGACAAAAGGAGGAAAATGA
- a CDS encoding DUF2334 domain-containing protein codes for MSLFIMRCKIILLVTLLFAVTFSTNVDASLQNLDERRVLIVYANQDDNAMANVHMIQATMSGLFEQVDFIHVEQLEQAHLNEAHIVVAYAKTDGKVSGRAIDLLSNYSKELLVIGEFAKFLPQFDEWEFIGDVSVRSIGNQPLDFEKVVREIQIDEKTEVLLKGIQYEKSYPIIMKKGQVSYINFTNLLGEERYIFSYFLFDLLQIDKPETHDAYIRLEDISPVTNPELLQQAGDYLLDRGIPVYLAVIPVYVNNETGNMMMLRDMPKLRAVIDNLVERGAYIIAHGYTHTYRYTETGEGFEFWDSELNQPITTMNPQDETTPLKKENQFSSIDAYNAYLAPYQSIETQYTNEKLTSSIHSLIELGYSPIAFEAPHYTMSANGYNVASNYFSSVFGQIQLSDKNWGVMNSPLFISKPTRLNGMVLYPETVGFVDSSVSDPISDIEENIAQVSKVPGSMIGGFYHPYLGIDYLKEMVALFEAVPNLQWLDVKNTPIEVRTDKVSVTVENGEIMTHSSLSYKDDLRLIAKERPLEIVLWLIVILTTIFVGIFTLNIFLLRIRYRKRLFEERS; via the coding sequence GTGAGCTTATTTATTATGCGATGTAAAATCATTCTGTTAGTCACATTATTATTTGCCGTTACTTTTTCGACTAATGTTGATGCAAGTTTGCAAAATTTAGATGAACGTCGTGTACTTATTGTTTACGCAAATCAAGATGACAACGCAATGGCCAATGTTCATATGATTCAGGCGACGATGAGTGGCTTGTTTGAGCAAGTCGATTTTATTCATGTGGAACAACTCGAGCAAGCGCATTTAAATGAGGCACATATTGTCGTCGCCTATGCGAAAACAGATGGAAAGGTTTCTGGCCGAGCAATTGATTTGCTTTCAAACTATTCAAAGGAGCTACTAGTCATCGGTGAATTTGCTAAGTTTCTACCACAGTTTGATGAATGGGAATTTATAGGAGATGTTTCGGTTCGTTCTATTGGAAACCAACCATTGGACTTTGAAAAAGTCGTACGAGAAATTCAAATCGATGAGAAAACGGAAGTACTTTTAAAAGGTATACAATATGAAAAATCGTATCCGATTATTATGAAAAAGGGCCAAGTATCTTATATTAATTTCACAAATTTATTAGGTGAAGAACGTTATATTTTCTCCTACTTTTTATTTGATTTACTTCAAATTGATAAGCCAGAAACTCATGATGCGTACATTCGATTAGAGGACATTTCACCGGTTACAAATCCAGAATTACTGCAGCAAGCGGGGGATTATTTATTAGACCGGGGTATTCCTGTATATTTGGCCGTCATCCCGGTTTATGTAAATAACGAAACGGGAAATATGATGATGCTCCGTGATATGCCTAAGCTAAGAGCGGTTATAGATAATTTGGTGGAGCGCGGTGCTTATATTATTGCACATGGGTATACGCATACATACCGCTATACGGAAACAGGCGAAGGGTTTGAGTTTTGGGATTCTGAATTGAATCAACCGATTACGACAATGAATCCACAGGACGAGACGACACCGCTTAAAAAGGAGAATCAATTTAGTAGTATAGATGCGTATAATGCGTATTTGGCACCTTATCAGTCAATTGAAACGCAGTATACTAACGAAAAATTAACAAGCTCGATTCATAGTTTAATTGAGCTAGGTTATAGTCCGATTGCTTTTGAGGCACCCCATTATACGATGAGTGCGAATGGTTATAATGTTGCTTCGAATTATTTTTCAAGTGTATTCGGTCAAATACAGCTGTCTGATAAAAATTGGGGCGTCATGAATAGCCCATTATTCATTAGCAAACCAACACGTTTGAACGGGATGGTGCTTTACCCAGAAACGGTTGGCTTCGTTGATTCATCGGTAAGTGACCCTATTTCAGACATCGAGGAGAACATAGCACAAGTTTCAAAGGTGCCAGGTTCGATGATAGGAGGCTTTTATCATCCCTATTTAGGAATCGATTATTTAAAAGAGATGGTAGCTCTGTTTGAAGCGGTTCCAAATTTACAATGGTTAGACGTAAAAAATACACCAATAGAAGTGAGAACTGACAAAGTAAGTGTAACAGTTGAGAACGGTGAAATTATGACACACTCTTCGCTTTCGTATAAAGACGATTTGCGATTAATAGCAAAGGAACGACCGCTCGAAATCGTGCTGTGGCTTATCGTTATATTAACGACAATTTTCGTTGGTATTTTTACATTAAATATATTCCTTTTACGCATCCGCTATCGGAAAAGGTTATTTGAGGAGCGATCGTAA
- a CDS encoding diguanylate cyclase domain-containing protein, translating to MNLLLVFLMFIIIGLALFNGTLNGLVASLLLIFLIGTTILIMSVKNTTFSSLQFQMLSIEQFFIFGVALIVSVVVAGNIHERISEVMNDRKRLRYEVEQFVSIDTDTSFDNKKRMQVEIKREMSRVNRHGGSFSLLLVELDHYKEFNKAYGSKEMQHLLMTIGQKANELLRTTDRKFRYLDNRFAFLLTETPKAHVEIIIEKLSILLQTHQLTNGKTVTLSFHISFNEYDDLLKQHSYEQFIEELESELIYYAM from the coding sequence ATGAATTTATTGTTAGTCTTTTTGATGTTTATCATTATCGGATTGGCCCTATTTAATGGGACACTTAACGGATTAGTTGCAAGTTTACTTCTGATATTTTTAATCGGAACTACTATATTAATTATGTCTGTAAAAAATACGACATTCAGTAGTTTACAATTCCAAATGCTTTCCATCGAGCAATTCTTCATTTTTGGTGTTGCGTTAATTGTAAGTGTTGTTGTCGCTGGGAATATACATGAACGAATTAGTGAAGTGATGAATGATCGGAAACGCCTACGCTACGAAGTGGAACAATTCGTCTCAATCGATACGGATACGTCATTTGATAATAAGAAACGTATGCAAGTAGAAATTAAGCGGGAAATGAGCCGTGTAAACCGCCATGGAGGAAGCTTTTCGCTGTTACTAGTCGAACTGGATCATTATAAAGAATTCAATAAAGCATATGGCTCAAAAGAGATGCAGCATTTGCTTATGACGATTGGACAGAAGGCGAATGAACTATTACGTACGACTGACCGGAAGTTTCGCTATCTCGACAATCGCTTTGCCTTCTTATTAACGGAAACGCCAAAAGCACATGTCGAAATTATTATTGAGAAGCTTTCCATACTATTACAAACACATCAGCTAACAAATGGAAAAACGGTAACACTTTCATTTCATATTAGCTTTAATGAATATGATGATTTGCTAAAACAGCATTCCTACGAACAATTTATCGAGGAACTAGAGAGTGAGCTTATTTATTATGCGATGTAA
- a CDS encoding glycosyl hydrolase family 8 has protein sequence MVGKRTFICVIFIICTYILLGCQHKKYVKSNEHDRLPTQQFIEAHLLKNGWLQTDLTERSEEYLSESIGLWMEFLVEQNDPIKFEKQVQLVMEHFLTKDNTVSWRILKGETSTVNALIDDLRIMQALYNGAVIWDEERYEKLADDIASTLVKSNVVDGILVDFYDVNSTSQANLVTMSYIIPEAYDMLYEKGFMTKNQYTANRNILLNAPLSKDGFFPQRYIVATRNYEYEEEINLIDQYYIGYHRAKWGYSVETLVTLTKEAMASEGKLYGRIDPKTKKPIVHYESAAVYALATLMMLELEENELAQQLYQQLLTLRISDSDSVYYGGYIVIDGLYTHMFDNVLSLLAERKGKDEGVF, from the coding sequence ATGGTTGGAAAGAGGACGTTCATTTGTGTTATTTTTATTATTTGTACATACATCTTACTTGGGTGTCAGCATAAAAAGTATGTGAAATCGAATGAGCATGATCGATTGCCAACTCAGCAATTCATTGAGGCGCATCTTTTGAAAAATGGCTGGTTACAAACAGATTTAACGGAGCGATCAGAGGAGTATTTATCTGAATCAATCGGTTTATGGATGGAATTTTTAGTAGAACAAAATGATCCTATCAAGTTTGAGAAGCAAGTACAATTAGTAATGGAACATTTTTTGACGAAGGATAACACCGTTTCGTGGCGTATTTTGAAAGGGGAAACGTCGACAGTCAATGCATTGATAGACGATCTACGCATTATGCAAGCATTATATAATGGTGCGGTAATTTGGGATGAGGAGCGCTACGAAAAGCTGGCGGATGACATAGCGTCTACACTGGTCAAGTCGAATGTTGTAGATGGAATTCTTGTGGATTTCTATGATGTAAATTCGACAAGTCAGGCAAATTTGGTGACGATGTCGTATATCATTCCAGAAGCATATGACATGTTATATGAAAAAGGCTTTATGACAAAGAATCAATATACAGCGAATCGAAATATTCTCCTTAATGCCCCGCTTTCTAAAGATGGTTTTTTCCCACAACGCTATATCGTCGCGACGAGAAATTATGAATATGAGGAAGAGATTAATTTAATCGACCAATATTACATCGGCTATCATCGTGCGAAGTGGGGTTATAGCGTCGAAACATTGGTTACATTAACTAAAGAGGCAATGGCATCAGAAGGAAAGCTATACGGACGTATTGACCCGAAAACGAAAAAACCGATCGTACATTATGAATCGGCAGCTGTATACGCTCTTGCCACTTTGATGATGCTCGAGCTTGAAGAAAATGAACTCGCCCAGCAATTATATCAACAATTATTAACGTTACGCATCAGTGATTCGGACAGCGTTTATTATGGAGGCTATATCGTAATAGACGGGCTTTATACACATATGTTTGATAATGTATTGTCACTGCTAGCAGAAAGGAAGGGAAAGGATGAGGGCGTTTTTTAA